Genomic segment of Edaphobacter bradus:
CCCTGTGTTCCCCGGATCAGCAACTTCTGTAGCTCCTCAAACTTGCCCGAAGCTTCAAAGCCACTCGCTATCGGGGCAAACGTCGTCGATACCGCTGAGACGACCTGGCTCGAATAGGCGATAAGACTCCCGCCGATTGAATAAAAGGAAACTAGACCTACCGAGAGAAATGCTCCTACGGTAAGGTTGTCTGTATTGATGATGATCTGAACTGCAACGATTAAAATGAACGTAGTAAGGCTATAAGACCAGATCTCCTTAAGAGTCTCTCCGTCCGGACGTTTTACCTTCACTCGGCAGTCTGGAAAGATCTTCAGTGCGACCGCGCAAGTCGCGATCCCAGCCATCAGCACAACCGTAATCTCTAGGATGGCCAGGGCCACCAGGCCATGGCCGCTGCGCAGCAGCAAAAGGACGCCGCCCGCTCTGCACAGCGTCTGCGTCATCGTTATCGAACTCAGGATGTCAAAGCGATGAATCGCAGATAAGACTGCTCCAAAGACACCCGATACAAGTGTCACGCAGATGCCAAGCGCGCAGAGTAAAACCGTAATCTGCGAAGCTCGCTGCAGATCCGGCGGCACCTTAAAGATGTGCGGAAATAACAGGGCAAGAACGACGCTGAGCCCCCCAACGCCAGCCGCAATCAAGAGACGGAACCATAAGGCAGCGCCCACCGCGGCTTGTGCATCTTCGTGATTTTGCTGAGCCTCCGCCTTGGAGACAAAACGTATGACTGCGCTCCGCAGCCCCAGATCAAAGAGATTCAGATACGCCGCAGTGGAAACTGCGAGTATCCAGACTCCGTACGCGGTAGGTCCAAGGTTTCGAACAACGAACGGGGTTAAGAAAAACGGCACCACCATGCCCACGGCCGTGGCAACCCAATTCATTACTACATTGAATGCAAAGCGCTTGGTGGTGAACATCAGTCTATTTCTCGTAAATCATCAAGATGATATCAGCCGGTTTCGCTAGCGCTGACATTCTCAATAGAGGCGCAATTGCCTTAGAGGCCGAAACAATCCTCCGTCTCTCTGGCCCTACGCCTGGAGGCTCTTCTCGATATGTTGCATATCGTCCTCCAATAGTGCAACGGCAAGTGATAGTTTTCAATACCACTTGCGTACCAGGTACGGCATTGTATGGGTGTGTAGCCCAGCGTATGATCGGAGCAGAAGTTGCTTGAACCTAGAGTGTTCTCCGTGTGCCGCAATGACCGTTCGGAACAGCAACCATCGTCGGTGTGACAATCTCGCAGGCGATCATGCACTTTCTAACGCTTCTGCCTATTTGCCTGCGCCATGGAGCGCTCGATGAGACTCCTCTTCTGGTCGTCTTTCGGTGTAGTCGTCTATGCCTACATCGGTTATGCAGCGTGGTTGTGGCTTCTTGTCCGGCTGCACAAAAGACCCGTTCTTAGAGAGAGAGCAGTCCCGTTTGTCTCCATCATCATCGCTGCGCGCAATGAAGAAGCAACGCTGCCTGCCAAGCTAGCCAATCTTCGCCTCCTTGACTATCCCGCTGATCGGCTGCAAATCATCGTCGCTTCTGACGGATCCACAGATCGCACCGCTGAGATTCTGCAAGAAAACGCTCCTGCTGTGCTTCCTGTCATCCTGAGTGAATCGCAGGGAAAAGCGACCGCTCTCAACCAGGCTGTGCACCGAGCCACTGGCGATATTCTCGTCTTTTTTGATGCCCGTCAGTCGGTCGAGTACGACGCCGTCTCCCAGCTCGTATCCTGCTTCGCGGACCCTCAGGTCGGGGCTGTCAGTGGCGAACTATTGCTTGAGACGCCATCAGAAAGGCCCTCCGGCGAAGCTCTCGGCATCTACTGGAAGATTGAAAAGCTGGTACGCAAACTGGAGTCCGCATCCGGTTCAGTCGTCGGAGTGACAGGTGCGATCTATGCGATCCGACGTAGCCTTTATACGGAGATACCACAAGGAACCCTCCTTGACGACGTCTACATTCCGATGCACGTTGCACGCTGCGGCCGGCGAGTCGTCTTTCATCCCGAAGCGATTGCACGGGACCATGTTTCAACCGAGAAAGGGAAAGAATTTTCAAGAAAGGTTCGCACTCTGACCGGAAACTATCAATTGCTTCGTCTGGAACCATGGCTACTCTCACTCAAAAATCCGCTCCTCTTTCGATTTATCAGCCATAAATTGCTCAGGCTGCTCGTTCCGATGCTGTTGATTGTTATGCTGATAACTTCTGCACTGGCCGGAGGGGCCTTTTATCACGCAATCTTCTCGATCGAGGTGCTCTTCTATCTCATGGCTGCGCTCGGAGGCCTCGGCACTCCCATCAGAAGATTCAAACCAATCGCTATAGCCAGCACGTTTGTCGTGCTCAATGCAGCGGCTGCACTTGCCTTTTGCAACTTCATCACGGGCCGGAACAAGGTATGGGCCAGATGAAAACGCTTCATCAAGAATCGATTTTTATCACTTCATAAGCGCGGGGAGTTAGCGTCGTGGGAACTGGACTTGGACATTACATCCCTTTCGTCTGTTACCTCGTTTGCTGGGTCATGGTGATTCGCGCATTCACTGGAAAACCAGTGCAGACGCTCTATTTCGCCATCCTCCTGATTCCTTACCGCACGATGCGGGATCACTTCCTGGACTACCCGCTCGGCGGAAATGTTCTGACGATTCTCGTCGCCTCCATCATCGTCAGCGCCCTGGTGCAAGGGAAACGTCTACCCAGAACGTCCCTGTATGTTACATGGCTTGTGTTCGGGGCCTACCTCTATTTCTCAATGTGGATCGGAACGATGTTGGGAAATGCGTCTGCTCCCCTCTGGCTTAATGATCTCAACTTCGTAACCTGGAAGGACTATATGCTCATACCGCTGATCTTCGTCGCGGCAGGGCTGGTTATCGAAGACAGAAAGGCCGTCAGAACCGTAGTTCTCATCACTGCAATTTCGCTGTTGGCAATCGACCGAAGCGCCCTGATGAACAGCTTGTCGAGGTCGTGGGCCACCTTCGATGAAGACAAACGCGATGGCGGTCCGCTCGGCTATGCCGGTGCCAATGGTCTGGCTGCCTTACTGGCGCAGCTTTCTATTTTTTATTGGGGCTTTCTGCAGTTTGTTAAGCAAAAGAAGTTCAGATTGTTAGGCTACGCCCTTGTAGCGCTCACACTTCTCGCAACGATGTATACCTTCTCGCGAGCCTCTTATCTCGCTGTAGTAACAGGAGTGCTGCTTCTCGGGATACTCAAGGACCGAAAGCTCATCCTCGTCTCAGTCGCTTTCCTGCTCACCTGGCAGGCAATTGTCCCAAAGGCCGTCACCCAGCGCGTCAACATGACGCAGAACGCGAACGGACAGCTTGAACAATCCGCCGAAGAGCGCGTTCGACTTTGGGAAGACGCTAAATCAACATTCTTCCATAGTCCGATCTTCGGGACCGGATACGCGAGCTACCAAATGACGCGGCACACGGACAATCTCAGAGATACCCACAATTGGTATGTTAAGGTCCTGGTAGAGACTGGAATCATCGGCGGCATCATCGCGCTTGTTCTGCTTCTGCAGATGCTTTCTCTGTCAATTCGTCTCTTTAGACACGCCAAAGATCCACTCTATCGTGGCCTCGGCCTGGGAAGTCTGCTTATGACCGTTTGTTCGATCATTCTTAACTTCTTTGGTGATCGCTGGACCTACGTCGAGATAAGCGGCATGGTATGGGTACTGTATGCTGCGGCGGCACGTGCCGCTCTTCTCCGCGAGCCCGTTGCCGTCGAAGCTCCCTCTCTTGAACCGGGTGCTGCGGATGTAAACCCGTACCTCGTGTTGAGATAGGCTCGGCGCAACATCTGATTTTTCGAGGAAACCTGGATCACGATGATTGAACAAGTACATGGGGGACAGCTCTCAGTCTTGCGTCAGGAGCGCTTCCCGCACGTTCTCCTTGTCGTGGATACGCTTGGAAAAACACTCGGAGGCGGAGAGCGAATCGCCCTCAAGCTGGCATCACTCCTGCCCCACTACGGGTATCGTGCCTCGATCCTCACCTTCAGTCTCCACCCCGAGACCGCCGCGCTTGACTCGCCTCCGTGCCCCATCTACCTATTGCCGCTGAACCGCACTTACGACCTGCGTGCCATGCGGGCTGCACTGCACCTCAGGCGCTTCCTCAAACAGCAGCAGGTCAGGATCGTTCAGACCTTCTTCGAAAGCTCCGACATCTGGGCTGGATTCGTCACCAAGGCCCTCTCCGACGCGAAGCTCATCTGGAGCCGCCGCGACATGGGAATCCTCCGGACCTCGAAGCACGA
This window contains:
- a CDS encoding flippase, which encodes MFTTKRFAFNVVMNWVATAVGMVVPFFLTPFVVRNLGPTAYGVWILAVSTAAYLNLFDLGLRSAVIRFVSKAEAQQNHEDAQAAVGAALWFRLLIAAGVGGLSVVLALLFPHIFKVPPDLQRASQITVLLCALGICVTLVSGVFGAVLSAIHRFDILSSITMTQTLCRAGGVLLLLRSGHGLVALAILEITVVLMAGIATCAVALKIFPDCRVKVKRPDGETLKEIWSYSLTTFILIVAVQIIINTDNLTVGAFLSVGLVSFYSIGGSLIAYSSQVVSAVSTTFAPIASGFEASGKFEELQKLLIRGTQGTLALMLPISLALLFRGKTFIGLWVGPQYSQIAGNVLQILMVAQFFSVVGATPGTIMMAIGKHKPVAKCAVAEAILNLVLSIVLVKTVGLYGIAWGTSLSCLILYAVFWPLYVRKVLRVGVARYVWNCWVKVTLYAIPYGIACALADRFWHPRNLITFFLQILATLPVYGVCIAIPFRGQIYAAFERWRKSRRLQAEAIL
- a CDS encoding glycosyltransferase family 2 protein translates to MRLLFWSSFGVVVYAYIGYAAWLWLLVRLHKRPVLRERAVPFVSIIIAARNEEATLPAKLANLRLLDYPADRLQIIVASDGSTDRTAEILQENAPAVLPVILSESQGKATALNQAVHRATGDILVFFDARQSVEYDAVSQLVSCFADPQVGAVSGELLLETPSERPSGEALGIYWKIEKLVRKLESASGSVVGVTGAIYAIRRSLYTEIPQGTLLDDVYIPMHVARCGRRVVFHPEAIARDHVSTEKGKEFSRKVRTLTGNYQLLRLEPWLLSLKNPLLFRFISHKLLRLLVPMLLIVMLITSALAGGAFYHAIFSIEVLFYLMAALGGLGTPIRRFKPIAIASTFVVLNAAAALAFCNFITGRNKVWAR
- a CDS encoding O-antigen ligase family protein, which translates into the protein MQTLYFAILLIPYRTMRDHFLDYPLGGNVLTILVASIIVSALVQGKRLPRTSLYVTWLVFGAYLYFSMWIGTMLGNASAPLWLNDLNFVTWKDYMLIPLIFVAAGLVIEDRKAVRTVVLITAISLLAIDRSALMNSLSRSWATFDEDKRDGGPLGYAGANGLAALLAQLSIFYWGFLQFVKQKKFRLLGYALVALTLLATMYTFSRASYLAVVTGVLLLGILKDRKLILVSVAFLLTWQAIVPKAVTQRVNMTQNANGQLEQSAEERVRLWEDAKSTFFHSPIFGTGYASYQMTRHTDNLRDTHNWYVKVLVETGIIGGIIALVLLLQMLSLSIRLFRHAKDPLYRGLGLGSLLMTVCSIILNFFGDRWTYVEISGMVWVLYAAAARAALLREPVAVEAPSLEPGAADVNPYLVLR